The genomic interval GTCCGTCACCTCCATCGGCGTATTCGCAGGAAGCATCGCCTGGACCATCATCATCCCCTGGTCCTCTTCGGGAAGGTAGGAAGTGGGCATCCGCAGATACAGGAGGCCGACCGCGCCGACGAGCAGGAGGTAAATGACCAGGAAGCGCTTTTTCCTGGAAAGCGTGTGGTTGACGACTCCCACGTACCGGCTCCTGAGCCCGGAAAAGACGCCGTTGAACCAATGGAAGAACGGGCGCAGCAGGGCGATGCCGGTCTCCGCCGCCTCGTGCCCCTTGGCCACCGGCTTCAGGAGCGACGCGCAGAGGACGGGCGTCAGGATGAGGGCGACCACCACCGAAAGCAGCATGGACGCGATGATGGTGATGGAGAACTGGCGGTAGATGACGCCCGTGGAGCCGCCGAAGAACGCCATGGGCCCGAACACGGCGGAGAGCACCAGCCCGATGCCGATCAGGGCGCTGGTGATCTGGTCCATCGACTTGCGGGTGGCCTCCCGTGGAGAAAGCCCCTCCTCGCCCATGATCCGCTCCACGTTCTCGACCACGACGATCGCGTCGTCGACCAGCAGGCCGATGGCCAGCACCATGGCGAACATCGTCAGCATGTTGATGGAGAACCCGAAGAGCCCGAGGACCGCGAAGGTGCCCAATAGAACCACCGGGACCGCGATGGTCGGGATGAGGGTGGCGCGCATGTTCCCCATGAAAAGGAACATGACCAGGAAGACCAGCAGGATCGCCTCGAACAGGGTGATGACCACTTCCTTGATGGCCACCTTGACGAAGGGGGTGGTGTCGTACGGGTAGACGACCTTCATCCCCTTCGGGAAGTACCGGCTCATCTCCTTCATCTTCGCCCTGACGTTGTCGGCCGTTTCGAGGGCGTTGGCGCCGGCCGCCTGCCGGATCGCGAGGACGGCGGAGGGCCTGCCGTTGTGGAACCCCTGGATGTCGTAGGTTTCCGTCCCGAGCTCCGCCCTCCCGACGTCCCGGACCCGCACGACGGAGCCGTCCGGGTTGGTGCGGACCGGGATGGAACCGAAATCCTCCGGCGTCTCGAGAAGGCTCTGGACGGTGATGGTCGCGTTCAGGCGCTGCCCCCGCACCGCGGGAGCCCCGCCGAACTGCCCGGCGGAGACCTCGACGTTGTAGCTGCGGATCGCCGCGACGATCTCCTCCGTGGAGATCCGGTAATCCGTGAGCCGGGCCGGATCGAGCCAAATGCGCATGGCGTACTGCGTCCCGAAGGTCTCCACCTCGCCGACGCCCGGCACGCGGGAGAGCACCTTCTCCAGGTTGGACTGGGCGTAGTCGCGCAGGTCGTTGCCGTCCATGCTGCCGTCTTCCGAGACGAGCCCCACCAGGATCAGCCAGTTCCGGGTGGACTTGCTGACCTTGACGCCCGAGCGCTGGACCGTGTCGGGCAGGTTCGCCATCGCGAGCTGGAGCTTGTTCTGGACCTGCGCCCAGGCCAGGTCGGGGTCGGTACCCGGGGCGAAGGTCAGCTCGATGCGGGAGGTGCCGGCCGAGCTGCTCTGGGCGGACAGGTACAGCATCTTGTCGAAGCCGGTCATCTTCTGCTCGATGATCTGGGTGACGCTGTCCTCGACGGTCTCCGCGGAAGCCCCGGGATAGAAGGAGTCGATGGCGATCGACGGCGGAGCGATGGGGGGATACTGCGATATGGGAAGGTTGTAGATCGCAAGGCCCCCCACCACCATGATGATGATGGCGATGACCCAGGCGAATACCGGTCGATCCAGGAAGAATCGGGATAACATGCGCGCGCCTCCGTTATTTCGCCGGCGCGGCGGCGAGCGGGACGACCTTCACGGAAGCGCCGGGCCGCACCTTCTGCATCCCTTCCACGACCACGTTGTCTCCGGCGGCAAGCCCCTTCGACACGAGCCAGTCGCTTCCGACGGCCCGGTCCAGGACGACCGGGCGCTGCTCCACCTTGCCGGCGGACGCCACGAGCAGAACCGACGGGTTCCCCTTCGGATCGCGCGCCACTGACTGCTGCGGGACCAGGATGGCGTTTTTATTCACGCCCTCCTTGATCACCGCGCGCACGAACATCCCCGGCAGGAGGACGCCCTGGGGATTGGGGACGACGATCCGCAGGTTGACCGACCCCGTCGTCGGGTCCACCGTGACGTCCCGGAACTGCAGCTTCCCCTCCCGCGGATACGCCGTGCCGTCCTCGAGGAGGATCTTCACCGATCTCTGGTTCTCCCCCGACTGGATCCGGCCATCCTTCGCGCGGGCCTTCAGCGCGAGCAG from Thermodesulfobacteriota bacterium carries:
- a CDS encoding efflux RND transporter permease subunit, translating into MLSRFFLDRPVFAWVIAIIIMVVGGLAIYNLPISQYPPIAPPSIAIDSFYPGASAETVEDSVTQIIEQKMTGFDKMLYLSAQSSSAGTSRIELTFAPGTDPDLAWAQVQNKLQLAMANLPDTVQRSGVKVSKSTRNWLILVGLVSEDGSMDGNDLRDYAQSNLEKVLSRVPGVGEVETFGTQYAMRIWLDPARLTDYRISTEEIVAAIRSYNVEVSAGQFGGAPAVRGQRLNATITVQSLLETPEDFGSIPVRTNPDGSVVRVRDVGRAELGTETYDIQGFHNGRPSAVLAIRQAAGANALETADNVRAKMKEMSRYFPKGMKVVYPYDTTPFVKVAIKEVVITLFEAILLVFLVMFLFMGNMRATLIPTIAVPVVLLGTFAVLGLFGFSINMLTMFAMVLAIGLLVDDAIVVVENVERIMGEEGLSPREATRKSMDQITSALIGIGLVLSAVFGPMAFFGGSTGVIYRQFSITIIASMLLSVVVALILTPVLCASLLKPVAKGHEAAETGIALLRPFFHWFNGVFSGLRSRYVGVVNHTLSRKKRFLVIYLLLVGAVGLLYLRMPTSYLPEEDQGMMMVQAMLPANTPMEVTDGVMVRIREHILKNEPETVDSVMYVSGISFAGRGQNQGMAFVRLKDWDLRHRKDLKVDALAGRTMRVISQYRDAMAFAFPPPSVIELGFARGFDFQLLDRGGLGHEKLMEARNMALGMAARDPRLKNVRPNGMEDVPQYRVDVDWEKTGALGVPVGSVNNTISAAFGSAYVNDFIQGGRVKRVYVQADAPHRMLPKDVDKLYVRNTAGRMVPFSAFSTGRWTSGSPKLERFNGFPSVNIQGEPADGRSSGEAMAAMEEIASKLPPGIGFDWTGLSYQERMARSQTGLLYAFSILVIFLCVAALYESWTIPFVNLLMLPLGIFGAIVATTLRGLPNDVYFQIGFLTTLGLSTKNAILIIQFIKEQRRQGVELTEATLAAVRIRFRPVIMTSLAFFFGVLPLAIAVGAGAGAMNAIGTAVTGGMLSATLIDLIFIPLFFIVVSRLFEKKRPQEVN